The sequence below is a genomic window from Montipora capricornis isolate CH-2021 chromosome 14, ASM3666992v2, whole genome shotgun sequence.
aatattcgAATTTggtatctttgtaaatattctataaaattatttgtgcccacaataaaaattagaggATGGGTCTTATCGCCTCTTATCCAAGTGGCTgtcacaaaattcctttttctttagTTCTTTGTTTCGTTAGTTCATAGTTTATTCCGCTCGTGTTAATTACTTAGTGTTAATTTCGTATCGTAGTTTACCGCAATTAGTACATTAGAGAATAGTTTGTTAGTCTATTTGTTCTTTTAAGTCTCCATTGTGGAGATGCTTTTGTAACTTTTGGTTCGTTAGGGTCGTGTTTTAACAATAGGTTTTTCAATAAGTGTTGATGTGGAGTGCATTGTTATGTAAAGATATAAATGTAAGTAGCGTGTTGTAAAGGCGGTTGGAAAAAGGTCAGTTGACGAGAAGACTGCTAGGAGAAGGAAAGCCGGAGAGAAGTCAAAGTGGAAAGgtgaaagtttaaagaaagTGGAAAAGAGAAACACTGCCAAGAGTCATTGGTGGGAGCCGACCGCGAAATTCCCAGACAAAACTCCTTTGTCGGCGGTGGCAAATATATTTATAGAGGAAGTTTTTGGAGGAAAAGTTCGGCGACGAAAGTGAGAGTCTTGTGGACTGACAGAAGACGTGACTACGTTCGTTGGTTTGCTGAAAGTGGAAGTGGATGGTTGCAGGATTAGCCGGTTGGACTTACAAGAACCTTGAGAAGGCACAAAGGCTGACGAAGAACTGAACTTATTGTCTGTaaatattaaagtaaagtatttaGTTCATTTTGTATTGTCGTTTAAGTATATATTAGCATTAAGTAAATCTAAGTAAGATTAGTTAATTTAGAGATAGTAACTGTCATAACTGTTTTACTTGTAGTTAACTTTTATCTTTAATTAAAGTCGTACGCGTTTACTAAAAATTTATGCTGTGTTGCGGGTTTGTGGGAAGGGGTGTGAAATACGTTGCTTTACCCTTAgttttctcttattttcttCTCGCTATTTCGCGAGACCCAGGGGATCGCGAACCGTCACATAATTTTTGGTGTCAGGAGTGGGATAAGATTTCCCCTGGTGCTTGTATCTCACACCTCAGACACAATCGCGGAGCACAGCTACTCTTTATGGCGACGAATTCTGACTATGGCTCTTGGACATTAGAAGACCTAAGAATTGAAGCTAGCAGAAGATCTATTGCTTACATTAGTAAGGATGGTATCAAGACATTAGCGAGTAAACTTAGGGTGCATGACAAACTTATGACGCAGATAGAGACAGACTCGATAGAGGGAATTGAGCCCATCGGTACAGGCGAGGAGCCTGTGAGCGGTATTAGTTTTGAGCAGCGGTTACGATTACAAGAGTATGAACTGCAAACGCTGGAATTGCGAAGAAAGATTCAGCAGGAGGAGAGAGAGGCGGAAAAGGAGAAACGAGCGTATGAAAGGGAAAAATGGGAATACGAGAGGCAAAAAGCGCGCGAGGAAGAAGAGAGAATAATTAGAGAGGGGGAACGAATTAGATTACTTCGAGATGAGAGTGAACAATTTGCCGTCAGGGAATCGGAAAGGATTCAATCAAGTGCTAGAAGGCCAAAGTTTATAAAGGTCAGAGAAATGCGAGACAACGAGGATATAGACGACTATTTTAGAATTTTTGAGATGACCGCAAAGGCACAGTCTCTACCAGAAATTGAGTGGATTGGTAACCTGGTACCCAAGCTCACTGAGAAGGCGAAATCAGTTTACTTAGAGATTCCGGACCCCAAGTGCCAAGATTATTATGAGTGTAAGTCAGTGATTATCAAAGCCTACCAACTAACTGCTGATCATTACAGGTATAGGTTCCGAACATCAGAGAAGCTACCGGACGAAGATTTTGTGCAGTGGGCCAATCGTACAAGACGATATTTAAATCGTTGGATGGACGTTGCGGGGGCTACAGGTGACCCGGAGAAGATTTCAGAGCAGATCATGATTGAGAGGCTTTTGGACGCGGTAAGTCCCGAACTTAGAGCATGGTTAAAGGAACGCAAACCTGTGAATGCTGAAGAACTTGGTAATATGGCAAATTTACACGTGCAATCGCGTAAGGGTCCCCTTGTTGATGGTAGGTACGCGCCATTCGGTAGTCAgggttttaaacaaaaaaggaGCTCAGTCGTTCCAGTACAGAAAGAAACTCAGAGGTCATTCACACAATCCAAGATCCACCCCTCCCCATCCAGTAGAAGTGCAAAGCCAAAGCCTGAGATAACTTGTTTCAAGTGTGGTCAGCTTGGTCACATGTCTTTCAACTGTAGCAGGGGCCGAATTAAGCCTCCCCAGGGTTCCTTGTTATGTATGACACCCCTAGAACCTAAACGACCGCAGTTTCCACCTTGTAACGTTAGAGGCAAGATAAGTGGGATACCTGCAGAGATGGTCGTAGACTCTGGTTGTACGAGGACCCTAGTACATGAAAGATTTATGGTTGACAAAGATTCCTTCACAGGAGACGAGATTACAGTCCTAACTGCATCGGGAGAACGCCTTATAGTCCCTTTAGCTTGGGTTCAGTTTGAAAGCGGTCAGGGTGAACATTTAGAATTAGTGGGAGTTTTGAGTAAACTACCCGTTGATTGCCTGCTCGGCAGATCGTCTTTCGGGCAAACACTTACTAGAGACGATGTTCTTAGACAGTGGGAGAAAAATGTTTCGGTGGACGGCTCCAAAGGTGTTGAAGCCTTTGTGCTAACGAGGCGACAAAAGGCGCTTGAAGAGGCCCAGCAGCGAGCCGATAGTTTGGTTGACCGCGAAAATGCACTCGCACTTAAAAATCTGTCGGAAAGGGAGTCTAAAaaaaatggtcttaatgaaGGCGACTTGCGAATACTTTTCGGGGACAAAGACGTAGGTGAGGAAGCGTGTGAGAACTCGGTTGAGCTCTCGGATAGTGACTCAGATGAGGATACACGTGCGGATCATTTACCCCTCAATATTCTCGATAGAAATAAAGAACAGTTAATAAAAGACCAGAATTCAGATGTGACCCTCTTAAAAGCGCGTAATGGAGCTACTTACAGGGACCCCATGGAAACAGACGGTTTCTTTATCAAGGGAGGGTTACTCATGCACCGCAGGTTCAACAAAAGCGTACACAATGGAGTCAGGTTTGTTGATCGGATTGTAATCCCTGAATCTTACAGAACCGAAATTCTCCGTATTGGTCACACTATACCCCTTTCAGGACACATGGGCACCTCAAAAACGTTAAGTCGCATAGGGACCCATTTTTATTGGCCTGGTCTCGCCTTCGACATTCGTAAGTACTGTGCCACCTGCCCACAATGTCAGTTAGTGGCCAGGAAGTTGAAGTCAAATAGGGCCCCCTTGAGCCCCGTAGCGTTCGTGACCGAACCTTTCAGAAAGATTGCAATCGACATTGTAGGAGAATTGCCACGGTCCAGCACTGGCTATAAATATATTCTTACCATTGTAGACTATGCTACTCGTTATCCTGAGGCCATTCCCTTGAGGAGTGTTAGTTCCAAAACCGTCGCGGATGCACTTGTCCAATATTTCTGTAGAATGGGAATTCCCCAAGAGTTAGTATCTGACCAGGGATCCAATTTTGTGGGCCGACTTATGACACAACTATATGAGCAATTAGGCATTACAAAGATCAAAACATCGGTTTATCACCCTGAAGGAAACGGTTTGGTTGAGAGATTTAATGACACGCTCAAGGCGATGTTAAAGAAATTTGCGCAAGAGCGGGTACAAAGCTGGGATAAGTTCCTTCCTTATTTGCTTTCGAGTTGCTTTTTGGACGTTGTTGTCCCCTTTCGAGTTGCTTTTTGGACGTACAGTAAGAGGTCCCCTCTCAGTAATCAAGGAGTCGTGGCTTGGGAAGGAAATTAAATCTGAAAGGAACCTTGTGAGTCATGTCCTTGAAATTCGCAGGAGACTGGCAATGATGCAGCGTCTGGTACAAGATCGTATGAAGAGAGTGCAAGGTACTCAGAAACGATTGCATGACGTTCATAGTTCCACACGTAGTTTAAAAGTCGGTGACAAGGCATTGGTTCTTCTTCCTACTCCAGGGAGTAAGTTGGAAGTGCATTGGCAGGGCCCATTTAAAGTGACGAAGGTTTTCAATGATGGTTTGCACTATGAGATCGACACCGGTAAGTCCCACAAACAACACCGAGTCTATCACATTAATCTATTAAGTAAATGGCAGAGTAGGGACGAGACGGCTTCCTATATAATGTCAGAATCTTTCGAAACCTCTTTACCACATGAAAAATGCATATCcccattttgcaaaaatgaaacTTGGGAGGATGTTATCATTTCGGATGCTTTAACCAAGGACCAGAAAGATCAGGTGAAGGACCTTTTACGAAAATACGCAGATGTCTTTTCTGGTAACCCCAGTGTCACTAGCGTAGCGACACATCGGATTGACACGGGTGACTCTGCACCAATACGTTGTTCTCCCTATAAGGTACCTCAGAAACTAGAAGAAGTCGTAAACaacgaaatagaaaacatgttaaaaatggGTATCATTCGCCCCTCAGCCAGCCCCTGGGCCTTCCCTGTCGTTGTCGTCCCCAAACCTGATGGTACCATACGACTTTGCGTCGATTATAGAAAACTTAACAGTATTACTAAAATGGATGCCTACCCGGTTCCATCTACGGACCGCATGATTGAGAAAATAGCCTTGGCTACGTACATCACCACCCTTGACCTCACTAAGGGATACTGGCAGATTCCTCTAGATAAATCAACAATCGAAAAATCAGCTTTTATCACCACAAAAGGATTATATGAATTTCTGGTCATGCCTTTTGGTATGAAGACTGCCGGGGCCACTTTCCAACGAATGATGTCGGATGTCGTTTTAAAAGGGTTTAATTTTGCAGGAGCCTACATTGATGATCTTGAAGTAGACACACACACTTCCTTTTCACAACATCTAGTGGAACTTGGCCAGGTTCTGCAACGATTGCGGGAGTGCAGCCTATGCGCGCGCCCTTCTAAATGTAAAATTGCTATGGAAACAGTAGATTTTGTGGGTCATCGTGTTGGAAAAGACAAGATTGAACCACGTTTGGCTTTGGTTAAGTCGATAAAAGAGTTCCCTAGACCTGAAACCAAAAGACAGATTAGATCGTTCCTTGGACTTGTCGGCTACTACCGCAAGTTCATTCCCAATTTCTCTCAGAGGGCCGCTACTCTAACAGATCTAACACGAGGTAAGGGACCAACTAGAATTGCGTGGCTACAGACACACGAGCAAGCGTTTGAGGATTTAAAGCAAGCTTTGCAAGAACCCCCAGTCTTACGACCACCACATTGGGACGAACCATTTACTTTGCAAGTAGACGCGTCCAACAGAGGCTTGGGAGCTATTTTGAGCCAGTTAAGTAAAGACGGAGAAGAGCATCCAGTGGCTTATGCCAGTAGAAAGCTTCAGCTAAAAGAGGAAAAGCTGTCCACGACGGAGAAAGAATGCTTAGGGATTGTTTGGGCTGTTGAGCTGTTTAGATATTATTTGTTTGGTAGAAAATTTaagctacaaacagatcacaaTCCTTTAGTTTGGTTAGGGCAGGTGCgtaacaagaacaaaaaattacTTCGCTGGAGTCTCACCCTTCAAGAGTATGATATGCAGGTCGAGCATAAAAGTGGCAAGACCCACGGCAACGTGGACGCCCTTAGCAGAGTTTAGGGCTCAAATTTTGTATCGGGCTGTTactattctatttttttttttttttccctttgttacTCTTCCCCAAAAAATAGACTTGTTAGGGGGGGAGGTgtcacaaaattcctttttctttagTTCTTTGTTTCGTTAGTTCATAGTTTATTCCGCTCGTGTTAATTACTTAGTGTTAATTTCGTATCGTAGTTTACCGCAATTAGTACATTAGAGAATAGTTTGTTAGTCTATTTGTTCTTTTAAGTCTCCATTGTGGAGATGCTTTTGTAACTTTTGGTTCGTTAGGGTCGTGTTTTAACAATAGGTTTTTCAATAAGTGTTGATGTGGAGTGCATTGTTATGTAAAGATATAAATGTAAGTAGCGTGTTGTAAAGGCGGTTGGAAAAAGGTCAGTTGACGAGAAGACTGCTAGGAGAAGGAAAGCCGGAGAGAAGTCAAAGTGGAAAGgtgaaagtttaaagaaagTGGAAAAGAGAAACACTGCCAAGAGTCATTGGTGGGAGCCGACCGCGAAATTCCCAGACAAAACTCCTTTGTCGGCGGTGGCAAAtatgtttatagtggaagttttggaggaaaagttCGGCGACGAAAGTGAGAGTCTTGTGGACTGACAGAAGACGTGACTACGTTCGTTGGTTTGCTGAAAGTGGAAGTGGATGGTTGCAGGATTAGCCGGTTGGACTTACAAGAACCTTGAGAAGGCACAAAGGCTGACGAAGAACTGAACTTATTGTCTGTaaatattaaagtaaagtatttaGTTCATTTTGTATTGTCGTTTAAGTATATATTAGCATTAAGTAAATCTAAGTAAGATTAGTTAATTTAGAGATAGTAACTGTCATAACTGTTTTACTTGTAGTGAACTTTTATCTTTAATTAAAGTCGTACGCGTTTACTAAAAATTTATGCTGTGTTGCGGGTTTGTGGGAAGGGGTGTGAAATACGTTGCTTTACCCTTAgttttctcttattttcttCTCGCTATTTCGCGAGACCCAGGGGATCGCGAACCGTCACAGTGGCTTCCTCCTCTCTCACTGTGTGTACATTTTCGAAAcgattttgcattaaaatagatagttctagttttgaaaagatgcaagcaagaatacatgattcttacaggtcaacactctaaccttgagctgaggtggtattttttgccccccaaaatattaaaacattaaaatagatagttcttgttttgaaaaaatgcaagcaagaatacatgattcttacaggtcaacaCTTTAACCTTGAGCTGAGGTGGCATTTTTTGcccccaaaaatattaaaacattaaaatagatagttctagttttgaaaaaatgcaagcaagaatacatgattcttacaggtcaacactctaaccttgagctgaggtggtattttttgccccccaaaatactaaaacattaaaatagatagttctagttttaaaaagatgcaagcaagaatacatgattcttacaggtcaacactctaaccttgagctgaggtggtattttttgccccccaaaatactaaaacactaaaatagatagttctagttttgaaaaaatgcaagcaagaatacatgattcttacaggtcaacactctaaccttgagctgaggtggtattttttgccccccaaaatattaaaacattaaaatagatagttctagttttgaaaaaatgcaagcaagaatacatgattcttacaggtcaacactctaaccttgagctgaggtggtattttttgccccccaaaatactgaaacattaaaatagatagttctagttttaaaaagatgcaagcaagaatacatgattcttacaggtcaacactctaaccttgagctgaggtggtattttttgccccccaaaatactaaaacactaaaatagatagttctagttttgaaaaaatgcaagcaagaatacatgattcttacaggtcaacactctaaccttgagctgaggtggtattttttgcctcccaaaatattaaaacattaaaatagatagttcttgttttgaaaaaatgcaagcaagaatacatgattcttacaggtcaacactttaaccttgagctgaggtggtattttttgccccccaaaatattaaaacattaaaatagatagttctagttttgaaaaaatgcaagcaagaatacatgattcttacaggtcaacactctaaccttgagctgaggtggtattttttgccccccaaaatactgaaacattaaaatagatagttctagttttaaaaagatgcaagcaagaatacatgattcttacaggtcaacactctaaccttgagctgaggtggtattttttgccccccaaaatactaaaacactaaaatagatagttctagttttgaaaaaatgcaagcaagaatacatgattcttacaggtcaacaCTCTAACCTTGAGCTGAGGTGGTATTCTTTGCCCCcaaaaatactaaaacagtaaaatagatagttctagttttcaaattaaaatagAAAATCGTTGTTAATTAAGCTATTACActaaaaataacataatacaGTACTACTCAGTCCTCAGTTTTTTCCTACATGGTAGCTTTTCATTGGTCACATTGACCCAGGATTTCCTCTTGTCCTTTCTGCCTCTTGTATTCCCACTTTGGTAAGAGACTGACCTTTCAATTCTAATTGTGTTGCTGTTATAGCCAAAGGTCATGATATCTGGGTTGTCACACCTACGACCAAGCTGCCTCTGCTTTCAAAAATATTCTTCCACAGGATCTTGGCAGTACCTTTCTGTTAAAACGTACTCCATTCCTTCAGAAAGAAGAAACTTGGTACATTCAATTGTAGACCGTGCTGAAATCTGGAAGCCTTCATATGTCTGCCATGAGAGGAACATCCTGGATCTTGCATTTTGGGTAAACTCACCCACCCGTTTTTCAGTACTCTCTTTCCAGATTTGAAGATACTGCAGGAATTCCAACAAAAAGTCGAACCtataaataaattacaaaacaaagtaAGATCATAGTTAGTTAACTATGGTAAGATAAAGTGAACATCGATATTCTAAcaatcagttttttttattaacaacaGACAGAACACATGAAAACAGTGTAGTGATCAAAATTGTAAACTCAGTCATTTCAAACCAATGGTTTTGCTGATTTACAATTTGATATCTAAGCAAATATGTCGAAGCAAACTTTACCTTCTATCTTGAGCAGATCTGTAAGGTTCCAGGAATGGCTTTCGTTTTCGTTGATGTTCATTAAGATTTCTTACATTTAGGCAGTCGAAGAACTGGTCTACCATCTCACAAAGTCTTGCCGTGCCAGCAGCTTCTGGTGGACCAAAGGTTTTGAGCACTGCTGCCATTGATTCACTTAAGACCTGAGCAGCTAGATTGACCCTCATGACTGAATATGAGGTGAGGTTGATGTGCTCATATGTAAGTCTTGGTAACAGTTTCAAACCATTATCAAGATCTTGGAAAAACATCTCTGTGATATGATTCCACAGGATATACTGGCCTGCATTCCACATATACCTGGTACAGCTGCCTGACCCTGAACTTCTCAGACAATTGCGGGTTGTTTTCACCAAGTGGTATGCGTCTGAGAAGAAGTAAATATAACGATGTGGGGCGTAGATGTTTACTGTGCGGTAGCATGGATCATCCCCAGCAATATCTTCAAGCTCCTTGTGAAGGCGGTAGAATCTTCTATTTGGAGATGCCCCATCCGATGTTGCAGCAATGACCCACAAGTTACAAGTGGTCTCAAGTATACCAACTGCTTCCCAGAATGGCGAGATGAGTTGAGCTGCAGTGATGCCAGATGTAGCAAAGTGTGCAATTGCAAACTTTAGCTCAGTGCAAGTTCCTCGCACAAGGAACACTAATGCATGAGATGCAATCATGTCAGATTTGTCCAAGACTGCATAATTAAGTTCTGGGTCACCAAGGTCTGTGAATCCAATAAGCTCACCAGATTCTTTATCCAGGACAAGGTTTGCTAAAACTTTCATCTCATCAAATAGCAATACTACATAGCGCTGGACATCAAAGTAAGTTGATGTTTCAGACTTCAAGACTTCAAAGACTTCATTCTGACATCCTCTCTTTGATTTAATTGCGTTCCTGTAATATTTCAGCCTTCTTTGGCTGGGTAATACGAGTATGCCACTATTTCTTAGTTCCTCGTAGCAGGAAGGGCTCTTTGCTGCCAAGGATAAGCAGAAGCGGATTACCATTGGGTGATAACGCACACCTGTGCCGCTCTTCTGAAACAGCTTCTGTTGCTCTTGCTAAAATAACTTCATGAATGGAGTTATTTTGGACTGTTCATTGTCGAGTATTGTGATTAAATCTTTGCTCAGTTCATTGTCTATCTCCATGCTCGATTTTTGCAATTGAGTCAGAGTCAGAGTCAGAAATATTTAAGGGAACTACATGGTGAAACATTTTGCCAGTGATTTCACATGCCTGTATTCCAGTACATAACTTGAAACCTTCAAGCTCTTTGATCAGCTTTGATAATATTACATTCTGCATTGATCTTCGATATTTCAGGTACAAAGGATGATCATCGACTAAACAGCATCCATACACTTTAACATTAAACGCCAGACTGTCATCTACGATAACTTCAAGATGAGGCAGCATATACGGCTCTACCATCTTTTTGAAGACAGCTTTGGCAACACTAAACTTCGAAACCCAGTCAGCAAGACATTTCAGTCCCCGTGCTCTGTTGCTTAGTTCTTCCAACGATTTGTAACATGAGTTTGATGAAGGAGTAACTTGTAGTGGGCGATCTGGTAGTGGACGTCTGCTTGAAATTGGTTCGATTTCGTGACTCTCCTTTGGCATGTTAAGCGTCGGTATAGCTCCAAAAACCAGTCTTTTCTTGATCATTTTTTTGGAATGGactgcaaaaacaataaaaaggaTACAATTATTTATTAAAGTAAAAATACAGAGCCGCAGACGTTTTATCAACAACGTATAGTACAACAAGGTGCGCTAGGACGCGCTTTGAATGCAATGTTTATAGTCACGCTACTACACGCACGATTTatcaagaaatacatatttcaatttcttcatCCTTGAAATGCTTTTCGCAAGTATAGACTTTGCCTCCATTGATTTGTCATCGAAAATCTTTGCCCACTTCCCTCGTTTTCTTGAGTTCTCCAAGCCACTCATCACGCCATCTCTTGTGTTTATCATCCTTCGCCGAGGGCAACTTAAAAATCCCGATTCCTATAGTTCTACGACAGGAACCACATCCAATTACGGCGCAGTTAACGCCAGGCATGCCGAAGATTATATTTATCACTAAAACGTACTCAAAAAAACATTACTTTCTCTATAAACTGTGAAAAACCAGGATCATTCGAACAAGCTCACATACTAGCCGCCATCTTAAAATCTATGTGTGCACCATCAAAATCACGTGACATACCAAAAACCTCAACAAAGAGTACTCCCTTTGAAGTTTGCGGGccttcataaccattcccctctactaactatggctTGACAGTACAACAGGTCAAAACGTCCGGCTTTTTGCCTCAAA
It includes:
- the LOC138033377 gene encoding uncharacterized protein, giving the protein MWNAGQYILWNHITEMFFQDLDNGLKLLPRLTYEHINLTSYSVMRVNLAAQVLSESMAAVLKTFGPPEAAGTARLCEMVDQFFDCLNVRNLNEHQRKRKPFLEPYRSAQDRRFDFLLEFLQYLQIWKESTEKRVGEFTQNARSRMFLSWQTYEGFQISARSTIECTKFLLSEGMEYVLTERYCQDPVEEYF